A window of Magnolia sinica isolate HGM2019 chromosome 13, MsV1, whole genome shotgun sequence genomic DNA:
CCCCGACCCTCCGCTTCCTATCAGATTTATTTCAGTCAAACCACGTAATATTGTAGACTCAGAGAAAGACAGCCGCTGGAATGAGATTAGCTTCCACGTGGCGCGATCTTGGAGGTTGCTCTTTCTCCTGAAATCTCTTATCACGAACCACGCGAACACGGCGGCCACGACGGTGATTAACGCGGCGAGGGCTACGATTACGGCGAGAAATCGGGACGATAATTTGTTGGAATCTCGTCCTGGCTCGTTAGCGCATGATCGGAGGTGGAGGGAGGGGTTATCTGCACACAGGCTGGGGTTGTCCAGAAAGCTGCTACTGTACGCCGGGTTGTCTAACTCGTCTGGGATCGACCCAGTGAGTTGGTTTGCCGTGAGGTTCAGGTCGCTGAGCTTCATGGAAGCTAACTCCGGCGGGATTTCGCCTGAAAGTCGGTTTTCCGACAAGTCGAGGGAGTTTATGGGCAACCTCCCTAAAGCCGGCGGGATTTTCCCGGTGAGCTGATTTCTGCTGAGATCGAGAATGTTCAGCGACTTCCACGAGATGATATCCGACGGAATCTCGCCGGAGATGGTGTTTCCATCGAGATATAGGGTTTGGAGCTCAGAAAGCTCTGTCAAACCAGCCGGAATCTTGCCGGAGAAGCGGTTGTTGCTGGCTGTGAATACCGTCAGATCCTTCGATTCGGATATCCTCGACGGAATCTCTCCCGAGAAGTTGTTGTTGCTGATCTCGAGTCGCCCCAAATTCAACGCCAGTTTCTCCGGAAGATCGCCGGAAAATGAATTATCAGCGATCATCAGTGTCATCAGATTCTCCGCCGACCAGAGACCCACCGGAACCTCGCCGGAGAATCGATTCCCAGAGAGCCGCACGAACTCCAAGCTCCCGCAATCCCCAAGCGACGCTGGCAAGTTTCCAGTCAGATTGTTGGAGAAAACGACTAGTCCGTACATTGCTCCGGCACGGCAGAGATTCTCTGGCAACTCGCCCGACAGTCTATTATCTGACACTTCGAGATTCTCCAGCTTGGAATACAACCCTAATTCCGGAGGCAACAACCCTGATAAGCTGTTGTTGAACAGCCGGATGTCGAGCAGCTCAGGAATCCGGCCAATACTCACCGGAATCTGGCCGTATAGTCGATTGGCGTACATTTGCAGATGCGTCAGATTCTCTAATTTTCCAAAATCTTCCGGTATTGTTCCGTTTAGACGATTTATGGAGAGATCGATTTCTCTCAAATCCAAAGCTTCGATCGGTCGAGGGATCTCTCCCGACAACTGGTTCTTGAAAAGAAACAGATACTTCAGTTTCTTCAACCGCAATAAACCGCTGGGAATTTTCCCGGCCAGATTATTCTCAGAAAGATCCAACCATTCGAGATCCGTCAGATTGTCGAAAGATTCCGGAATCTCTCCCATCAGATTCGATCTCGCCATCCAGAGGTACTTCAGCTTCCGCAGCTTACCAAATTCCAGCGGGATCGGCGCAGGGTAAAAATACGTGTAAGCTAGCCTGAGCTGCTCGAGATTCGAGAGATTGCCTATTTCCCGCGCAATCGAGCCGTTGAAGAGGTTCTGGTGGAGGCTGAGGATACGCAGATCCGGAATTCGCCCGATCCCAGGTGGGATGTCGCCAGTGAAGTTGTTGCCGGAGAGATCAAGTTGCTGGAGGGTGGAGATCCGGTCGATGTCGGGCGGAATGACTCCAACGAAGTAGTTCTGGGAGAGATTTAGGTTCCGAAGCTTGGTGCAGTTAAAGAGAGAAGTAGGAAAGGATCCAGCGATAGAGTTGTTGAAGAGATTGAGATCGGTAAGGCTTTTGAGGTCACAGACGACGGAGGGGGTTTCTCCGACGATGTTCTGATCAGGAAGTACGATTCCGGTGACGGAGCTATTGGAGCATGTGATTCCCCACCAGGAACAGTGGGAGGTGGTGGAGTTCCAGGAGGAGAGGGAAGGAGGGTTTTGCCACTCCTGCTTGATTTTGAGCAGGATTTGGAGTTCTTCTGATGGGAATGGGGATTGGGATTTTACATGGAAAGGTGTTGAGAGGAAGAGGAGAAGTAAGAAAGAGATGGGAATTTGGGGAGGGTTTGCAGGTGTTTTCGTCATTTCTTCTGCTTCGTCTTCTCGGTACGCAGAAAAGAAAACGTAACAGACAACCGGGCTTGAGCAGCAGCTTCTCCCCGGTGTTCTTATATAAGGGGGATATAAAAATAGTACTGTTACTTTGGATATTTACAATACAGCCATTGCAAGCAAATGCTGCCAATgctatttgatgctctagtagggtatgacacttgatacgcaggcactcgcAAATtgcaactttttttaaaaaaaaataaatttatttttaaaagttaacttgttagtacaccccactgtcaattcacactttactgtttagccacccctactacgggtctataccaagacctcagtgttcaAGCTaagtatctttcacttagtctaccagtTAGAGATATAGATTAGggtggagaaatttacgactgtggacctcaccttttatccagtggttttttggaagcaatacaaacttagaatacgcagttggacctcctcgtacggagtgggaatttcaggacgaaaatacccccaccttcctttcgaagacgagcgctgacgctccgccaaccgagagttgtatgaacggctcaaaacagatcaaagttacatggcccacagccatgtatttattatatccacaacgttcatccatatttcgagatcatttcgtagcattatcccaaaaaaaagaaatcatatccaaagatcaactggaccacgccacagagagcagcgggaaaattgattttcaccgttaaaaattttgtagggcccaccatgacatttattttccatccaatctattcataaggccacaagggtctttatgaagaggaaaaacaaattccataatgatccaaaattctgtaacccctaaaagggtttcaatggtagacgttcaattccccactgctttttacagtgtggtccacttgatggttagatctatcttatttttcgtctcaagctttaatatgagctccccaaatagatggacggtttggatataacacagatctcatgatgggacctacaaaagtaacattgtaaaaaaaaaaaaaaaaacatcacagatGGCCGCGGCTCTACAGCCGGTCTGGCGGCAACTCGGCGGCAGCTGCCGCCGAACCGAGGGAAGTGCCGCGGCAatttgaaccttttttttttttttttaacatgaagaactttttctcccttacatttttctctaatacataattaagtaaatatgtatatataagtgtataaaaatatttttctgtcttttaattcatttctttgtctatttatttaacaagcatatctcctaaactagaatgatttacttaatgtaccacatatgattttggggtaggagaagctaattaagccaaccaacctaattattttccaagattccatcgggtcgatggtcgaaaatccatttcattcagttcgcggtcaatttcaatcacttcgcggtcaaactggaaattcagcggggcaaacatgaaattaagcgaagcaaacatgaaattgggtggggaaaactagaaatttagcgggtaaaacatgaaattgagcagggcaaacatgaaattagggctgaaagtcgggccggttggttcgggttggtgctcaaccctaacccaacccaaggttcctatacctaaaccttgacctaacccaacccaatcttggcttgagaattctcaacccaagcccaacccaagagagctcgacgggttgattaggttggtcgagtgtatacatgtctatttaggagagagaaatccgatatatcttattagcttaagtccttggaaatgacatggacaaatgagacccaacatCACTAGTGTATCTTctacacatacaatccacactcaattataatttataactaatatattgattgggttcgggttgggtcaggcaacctgagacctcaacccaaacccaacctaagttttatcgggttggtgtttgtatagcccaagcttgagatcggacctgatatatcttgcccgagcctaacccaatgtcgggcCACAGGTCGGTCGAGTTGAACCCGCTCAACTTTCACccgtacatgaaattgagggggcaaactagaaattcgaggggcaaacatgaaatcgagcggaGCAAGTATGAAATTCaactgggcaaactagaaaatcaatgggcaaactatgaaatcagaaattagcggggcaaactagaaaatcagcgggacaaactagaaaatcagcgaggcaaacataaaaatcaacgggacaaactagaaaatcagtggggcaaactatgaaatcagcgaggcaaactagaaaatcagcgggccaaacatgaaaatcagcggggtaaactagaaaatcagcggggcaaactatgaaatcaacgaggtaaactagaaaatcaacagggcaaactagaaaatcagtggggcaaactagaaaatcagcgggataaactacaaaatcagcgaggcaaactaggaaatcagcaggacaaacatgaaattaagcagggcaaatatgaaattcaacggggcaaactagacaatcagcggggcgaacttaacagatattttcattgcttaagccgataaatctaaacttattcaatgtttaaatggaccacaccaaatgaaatttttaattgaacttctattgttgatcatttcttaggggctatagaagttttggatcaagcttataattgttttttctattaatccatgtctgtatgatcttatgaataggtttgataacaaacaaacatcactattgggcccattatggtttcaacggtggaaatcattatgcccattgtttcccgtggtgtgatcccttggaaatgacgtggacaaatgagacccgacatcactagtgtaccttctacacaaacaatccacactcaattataatttataagtaactaatatattgatcgagttcgggttaggtcggataacctgagacctcaacccaagcccaacctaagttttatcgggttggtgtttgtatagcctaagcTTGAGATCAGACTCGATatatcctacccaagcccaacccaatgcagtggggaattgaacgtctaccattgaaacccttttaggggttacagaagttttgtatcattatgaaatttgtttttccttcctcaacccaagcccaacttaagttttatcgggtttctcacaaacatcacagttggccccacctgagtttctaatggttaacgctcattcaacactgtttcctgtaatgtggtatagttaagatttggatatacctcatttttggtatcataccataaaatgatctggaaaaatatatggacggcatggatgaaaatcatacatcaagctccgccattggcgggtggcaagaggagtacccaatccgtttcgtgaaaggaggggtatttccgTGAAAAACAATGGGCAAACTAGAATGCTAGTGgagcaaattgaaatatgagtggggcaagctaaaaaaatagtggcaaactgaagtatgagtggggcaaactagaaaatatttgggcaaactagaaagtagctgggaaacatgaaaaacaatgggggaaacatgaaaaggcTAAGGAGGAGGAAAATAGAGGAAAACTAGAAcccgggacaaactagaaaacaacgggaaaacatgaaaaacaggggggcaaactgaaataacggggaaaacatgaaaaacaatgggaaaaatatgagggaaacatgaaaaacaatggaggaaacatgaaaacatgaaagaaataaactaatcttaaactagaaaaacaatgaaaaaaaaaaacaacggaggaaacatgaaaaacaatggGCAAACTAGAATGCTTGACTAATGAAAAACAATgagagaaacatgaaaaacaatggccaaactagaaaaacaatgaggtaaactagaaaaactccatccctgaaaaaaatgggaaacatGAAGCTcggaaaaaatatgaaaaacatgaaaataagaaaaacaacgggaaaatatgaaaaatagcaaaaactagaaaaagaagggaaacatgaaaaacagcgggggaaacatgaaaaactctatgggcccatcatgatagatgtgttttatccatgctaggtggctgtccattttaccagctcattttagagtatgagcacgAAAGTGATGCAGGTCTAAACAAGTGcagctcaacatttttgggggccttaggcaagtcataaaaataaggcttagaatttaattttttgagaacttaattagcaataaagtaggtagttgtggtcctaggttttaggaaAAGAATTTATTGAAAATgatgttattattttgaaaagagacgatagagttggactattattattgatagtgctagtttctaggatttatttttattaggaGTTGGAAACATGAgctccgctgtttttcatgtttcccccgttgtttttcatgtttcccccactgtttttcatatttttcccgctgtttttcatgtttccctcgctatttttctagtttgccccgctgtttttcatgttttcctcgttacttttctagtttgccccactgtttttctagtttgccccgctcatacttcagtttgccctgctgtttttctagcttgccccactcatatttcatgcttaccttgctcattttcatgtttgccccgctctttttcatgcttgccccgctcttaggatcgataccaagacctcaagcgttgaaacgaggtatttccactcagtctgccagttgagctatggatctaggtgatagctagatctgtcttattttttgtctcaagccttaatacgagctcgtcaaatagatggacggtttggatataacacgtaccttataatgggacccacaaaatgccgtaggaattataacgaaaaaagaaaaagaaaaagaagctagtgaattagggtcagtgggaccctatagCTAATGGTGAAAATAAGTGTTTTGACCTGATAGAGGGAGGTGGTTTCACACATACTGCATAGTGGGCTATATAGAGCATGAGTGTAGgcctattttagtttgccccttgttttctagtttgccccactcatatttgaTTTACctgttgtttttcttgtttgctcACTCGTATTTTAGTTTGTCATTGTTTTCTACTTTGCCTGCTCATATTTGATTTACCATTGTTTTCTTATTTGCACTGTTTTTCTACTTTGCCGCttagattttcaaccatcgacccgaggaaatcttagaaaataactaggttggttggataaattagcttctcctaccccaaaatcatatgtggtacgttaagtaaatcattctaatttggatccttactcttgctcgagtggtagactcttacgagtttcaacacccggtcaagcgtttgagtatccataggtggtgaaattccactagtgtgagtgtgtggggtgtgtgtgcgtgtgtaaaaagaaaaaatcattctaatttaggagatatgcttgttaaatacatagataaagaagtaaattaaaagatagaaaaatatttttatatacttatatatacatatttacataattatgtattagagaaaatgtaagagagaaaaagttctctctgtaaaaaataataataataataataattctgccAGACAGCCGCGGCACTGCTGCGGTAGTGCCACGGCTGTCtgtgccttttttctttttttttgctaaGTTGCTttcatgggtcccatcatgaggtggtGATTGcatagctgtacacgagtcgagtggaccacactctaaaaggcagtggggaattgaatgtttaccattaaaacccttttaggggttacaaaagttttggataattatgaaatttatttttcttcttcatccaagtctttgtgaccctatgaatgaacttagacggggaggatttctcacaaacatcacagtgggccccaacttagacgggggaggatttctaatgtttgacgctcattcaacactgtttccagtaatgtggtacactaagatttggatatactcattttttgtctcataccataaaatgatccgtaaaaatatatggacggcatggatgaaaagcatacatcatggtggggcccatagaccaccGAAGAtctgccattggcgggtggcaagcGGAGTAGCGAATCtatttctgtgaaaaggaggggtattttcgtcctgaaatttttCGTCCGtacgggggaaacataaaaatgagcgaagcaaactagaaaatgagcgggggaaacatgaaaatgagcggggcaagcatgaaaaatgagcggggcaatcatgaaaatgagcggggcaaactgaaatatgagtggggcaaactgaaatatgaacggggcaaactagaaaatcaacggggcaaacttgaaaatgagagaaaattcaccccagagagagagagagagagagaagggtttcatCAACCGAAAATCGGAGATGGTGAAGAAAAATCCCtcaatttcaagagaaaatgaaaactaatcaaagctcatgtaaagaaaatacctggaaaacgccaacagagaaagggagagaagatgtattttctttacatgaactttttctcccttacatttttctctaatacataattaagtaaatatgtatatataagtatataaaaatatttttctatctttcaattcatttctttgtctatttatttaacaagcatatctcctaaagtagaatgatttacttaacataccacatatgattttagggtaggagaagctaatttagccaaccaacctagttattttccaagattccatcgggtcgatggtgaaaaattcatttcattcagtttgtggtcaatttcaatcacttcggggtcaaactaaaaattcaacggggcaaacatgaaattaagtgaggcaaacatggaattgagtggggaaaactagaaatttagcgggtaaaatatgaaattgagtagggcaaacatgaaattgagtgaaggTTGGGTTGGTtccggttggtgctcaaccctaacccaacccaaggttcctatacctaaaccttgacctaacccaacccaatcttgggttgggaattctcaacccaagcccaacacaagagggctcgacgggttgattgggttggtcgggtgtatgcatgctaatattttcattattatattagtttattatatttcaatataggacttattttttgtatctatgattttattaattatatacgtgattattcatta
This region includes:
- the LOC131222921 gene encoding receptor-like protein kinase HSL1 codes for the protein MTKTPANPPQIPISFLLLLFLSTPFHVKSQSPFPSEELQILLKIKQEWQNPPSLSSWNSTTSHCSWWGITCSNSSVTGIVLPDQNIVGETPSVVCDLKSLTDLNLFNNSIAGSFPTSLFNCTKLRNLNLSQNYFVGVIPPDIDRISTLQQLDLSGNNFTGDIPPGIGRIPDLRILSLHQNLFNGSIAREIGNLSNLEQLRLAYTYFYPAPIPLEFGKLRKLKYLWMARSNLMGEIPESFDNLTDLEWLDLSENNLAGKIPSGLLRLKKLKYLFLFKNQLSGEIPRPIEALDLREIDLSINRLNGTIPEDFGKLENLTHLQMYANRLYGQIPVSIGRIPELLDIRLFNNSLSGLLPPELGLYSKLENLEVSDNRLSGELPENLCRAGAMYGLVVFSNNLTGNLPASLGDCGSLEFVRLSGNRFSGEVPVGLWSAENLMTLMIADNSFSGDLPEKLALNLGRLEISNNNFSGEIPSRISESKDLTVFTASNNRFSGKIPAGLTELSELQTLYLDGNTISGEIPSDIISWKSLNILDLSRNQLTGKIPPALGRLPINSLDLSENRLSGEIPPELASMKLSDLNLTANQLTGSIPDELDNPAYSSSFLDNPSLCADNPSLHLRSCANEPGRDSNKLSSRFLAVIVALAALITVVAAVFAWFVIRDFRRKSNLQDRATWKLISFQRLSFSESTILRGLTEINLIGSGGSGKVYRIALSNRAGDVVAVKKIWNTRRLDDRLEKEFQAEVEILGRIRHSNIVKLLCCISSDDSKLLVYEYMENGSLDRWLHGKRIGALDISGSNRIDRLDWPMRFQIAIGAAQGLCYMHHSSSPPIIHRDVKSSNILLDSEFKVRIADFGLARMLAKPGELESVSVVAGSFGYIAPEFAYTSRVNEKCDVYSFGVVLLELVTGRQANYDSSDGHGCLAEWAWRHFQDGHAMIDALDEKIWEARFMDEMSVVLKLGLICTSTLPSSRPSMKDVLEILLQCGPLQSPQLRVAKKPESEKDVSPLLTLDPLKEGSERSEDDDETMASNV